The Salvia splendens isolate huo1 chromosome 21, SspV2, whole genome shotgun sequence genome includes a window with the following:
- the LOC121783270 gene encoding uncharacterized protein LOC121783270 — protein MASKILLILVFIFDLIAFGLAVAAEQRRSTGTTSSDGEDNYKYCVYSSDIATGYGVGAFLLLMASQVIIMAASRCFCCGNPLKPGGSRACALLLFTFCWVTFLIAEACLLAGSVRNAYHTKYRRFFFDNEPSCETVRKGVFAAGAAFTLFTAIVSEFYYLSYSKSRGGHGGDAAIGMAAFK, from the exons ATGGCTTCCAAGATCTTACTCATTCTTGTCTTTATTTTCGATCTTATTGCTTTTGGTTTGGCCGTTGCTGCTGAGCAGAGAAGAAGCACC GGCACAACGAGTAGTGATGGTGAGGATAACTACAAATACTGTGTTTACAGCTCAGACATTGCAACTGGTTATGGTGTTGGTGCATTTCTATTACTGATGGCAAGCCAAGTGATTATAATGGCTGCAAGTAGATGCTTCTGCTGTGGGAATCCATTGAAACCCGGTGGCTCGAGGGCTTGTGCTCTTCTTCTTTTCACCTTCTGCTG GGTTACATTTCTGATTGCTGAGGCTTGTCTTCTTGCTGGTTCCGTGAGAAATGCTTACCACACCAAGTACAGGAGATTCTTCTTTGATAATGAGCCCTCTTGCGAGACTGTGAGGAAGGGAGTTTTCGCTGCAGGAGCTGCGTTCACTTTGTTCACCGCCATCGTCTCTGAATTTTACTATCTCAGTTATTCGAAGTCAAGGGGAGGTCACGGAGGAGACGCTGCAATCGGCATGGCAGCCTTTAAGTGA
- the LOC121784279 gene encoding uncharacterized protein LOC121784279 — protein sequence MASTIIDVRNGTISLDFKGEQYTFNINEAMKRPVDGENVYSVDVTEPLVQEFLEEEFLKRQFTDSAVDEEVEKEVEEWFDTNKVGEMNDQAVAEAITEFCERPKPTGSSKTTQVSSIAKQLDQDKPLSDEAAENPLPTEEPKPAKELKPLPAHLKYAFLGEGETMPVIINNQLTQWQKDKLLEVLRRNQRAIGWKLTDLVGISPDLCMHHIRLEKGAKPHRDQQQKLNPNMREEVLKEIVKKLNQATKKDHFPLPFTDQMLEKLAGKQYFSFLDGYSGYFQIAVNPDDQEKTTFTCPFGTYAYRRMPLGLCNAPGTFQRCMMSIFSDLLEDCIEIFMDDFTVYGDDFDQGLHSLNRVLERCRQKDLVLNFEKCHFMVTEGIVLGHVVSSRGIEVDPAKVAVIAKLLYPTNQKEIRAFLRHTGFYRRFIKDFARIAQPLTRLLQNDLEFEFSDACKAAFQFLKDRLISSPIIRAPNWNHPFEVMCDASDYVVGAVLGQKIEGKSYVIFYASKTLNQAHKNYDVAPTRFQGDGVYKPDGHQIPIVEEGIKPAFDQMVTPSTGV from the exons ATGGCCAGCACTATCATAGACGTCCGCAATGGGACGATCAGTTTGGACTTCAAAGGAGAGCAGTATACGTTcaatatcaatgaggccatgaagaggCCAGTCGACGGAGAAAACGTGTATTCTGTGGATGTAACTGAGCCCTTGGTGCAAGAATTTTTGGAAGAAGAATTTTTAAAAAGGCAGTTCACGGACTCAGCTGTAGATGAAGAGGTCGAAAAGGAAGTAGAAGAGTGGTTTGACACAAATAAGGTCGGAGAAATGAACGACCAAGCCGTCGCAGAAGCAATAACAGAATTTTGTGAACGTCCAAAGCCAACTGGGTCGAGTAAGACAACTCAAGTATCTAGCATTGCAAAGCAGCTGGATCAAGATAAGCCACTGAGTGATGAAGCTGCAGAGAACCCTCTGCCCACCGAGGAGCCAAAGCCCGCAAAAGAGTTGAAACCTCTTCCAGCACATTTAAAGTACGCCTTCCTGGGAGAAGGCGAAACTATGCCCGTCATTATAAACAATCAATTGACCCAATGGCAGAAAGACAAGTTACTAGAAGTATTACGAAGGAATCAGAGGGCTATCGGCTGGAAGCTGACAGACTTGGTGGGCATTAGCCCGGATTTGTGTATGCATCACATCCGGTTGGAGAAAGGAGCCAAGCCACACCGCGATCAACAACagaaactcaaccccaacatgagggaagaagtgctgaaaGAAATTGTCAA GAAGCTGAACCAAGCCACAAAGAAAGATCACTTTCCTTTGCCGTTCACTGATCAAATGCTGGAGAAGTTGGCAGGGAAACAGTACTTCAGTTTCCTGGATGGTTATAGTGGCTATTTCCAGATCGCTGTAAACCCAGATGATCAAGAAAAGACGACATTCACCTGCCCCTTTGGCACttacgcttacaggaggatgcccttAGGCCTCTGCAATGCTCCGGGCACTTTCcaaagatgtatgatgagcattttctcgGACCTATTGGAAGATTgtattgagatcttcatggacgatttcactGTCTATGGGGATGATTTTGATCAAGGGCTGCATAGCCTTAACAGGGTATTGGAAAGGTGCCGCCAGAAGGATTTAGttctgaatttcgagaaatgccattttatggtaaCTGAAGGAATAGTCCTGGGCCATGTAGTATCCAGCAGGGGAATAGAGGTCGACCCAGCAAAGGTAGCAGTTATTGCAAAACTCCTTTACCCTACAAACCAgaaggagatcagagccttTTTAAGGCACACTGGGTTCTACAGGAGGTTCATCAAAGATTTCGCAAGGATAGCCCAGCCTCTAACAAGACTTCTCCAGAATGATTTGGAATTTGAATTCTCAGATGCCTGCAAGGCCGCTTTCCAGTTTCTGAAGGACCGATTGATAAGCTCTCCAATAATACGTGCTCCCaactggaatcaccccttcgaggtgatgtgtgatgctagTGATTATGTTGTGGGAGCGGTATTAGGTCAGAAAATCGAAGGGAAAAGTTACGTCATCTTTTACGCCTCCAAAACTCTGAATCAGGCACACAAGAACTATGAT GTAGCACCTACTCGGTTCCAAGGTGACGGTGTATACAAACCAGACGGCCATCAAATACCTATCGTCGAAGAAGGGATCAAACCCGCATTTGATCAGATGGTtactccttctacaggagtttga
- the LOC121784280 gene encoding uncharacterized protein LOC121784280: MVMYIPPHLRGNQQYNQPQYQQEYYGQSDHPQPNYSGGPPNQRYNRHPKESHVEMLIPHHPNDAVREIQEAKKEQRAALEMLTKQLSQVAVSLGELKGNEATMQPPGHENISEVSLRSGRVYQGPNHPAISPPTVSEPSREEEGESSRGGQVEEKCKERVGGEASEETQKEETERVKPYPYRGMVTRKRDATIDVASMFKDMDVKVPLLTALKMPPISKFIKDYLAGKVNEEWRLITDENVSAVIQKSDIPSKKTDPGMFTLSISIVDIQVEHAMCDLGESINVLPYSIYWKLGEAKLVDTDIMIQLADRSCIHPDRSCIPS, translated from the coding sequence ATGGTCATGTACATTCCACCACACCTACGGGGAAATCAACAGTACAACCAGCCGCAGTATCAGCAAGAATACTACGGACAATCTGACCACCCGCAGCCCAACTATAGTGGAGGACCACCGAATCAAAGATACAACAGACACCCTAAAGAAAGCCACGTAGAAATGTTAATACCACACCATCCAAATGATGCAGTGCGGGAAATCCAGGAGGCTAAAAAAGAGCAGCGGGCGGCGTTGGAGATGCTGACgaaacaactctctcaagttGCAGTATCGCTGGGCGAGTTGAAGGGGAATGAAGCTACTATGCAACCACCTGGTCATGAGAATATTAGTGAAGTATCCCTGCGGTCAGGAAGGGTCTACCAAGGCCCCAACCATCCTGCGATATCTCCACCAACTGTTTCTGAACCAAGCCGTGAGGAAGAGGGAGAATCCAGCAGAGGTGGTCAAGTGGAAGAAAAATGCAAGGAAAGGGTTGGAGGAGAAGCCTCAGAAGAAACTCAGAAGGAAGAAACTGAAAGGGTTAAGCCCTATCCGTACCGCGGAATGGTGACGAGGAAAAGGGATGCCACAATCGACGTGGCAAGCATGTTCAAGGACATGGATGTGAAGGTACCACTCTTAACGGCGTTAAAAATGCCCCCGATCAGTAAGTTCATTAAAGACTACCTAGCAGGGAAGGTCAATGAGGAATGGAGACTAATTACAGATGAGAACGTCTCTGCTGTAATCCAAAAAAGCGATATCCCCTCCAAGAAAACTGATCCTGGAATGTTCACGCTTTCAATTTCAATCGTAGACATTCAGGTAGAGCACGCCATGTGCGACTTGGGGGAATCTATCAATGTTCTGCCATACTCCATCTACTGGAAGCTGGGAGAGGCCAAGCTAGTCGACACGGATATAATGATACAGTTGGCCGACAGATCATGTATTCACCCCGACAGATCATGTATACCCAGCTAA